A single region of the Xenopus laevis strain J_2021 chromosome 4L, Xenopus_laevis_v10.1, whole genome shotgun sequence genome encodes:
- the LOC121402914 gene encoding extended synaptotagmin-1-like: MNQIGQIIIAPQHFSHPLAARFDLAKLQFLEPRNALRIRVIEAKNLVAKEILTKSSNPYVVICGGGTTAKTRVIHKNLNPKWNETFEILYSDLPDQEIEFNLISDKGVKINQQLGR, encoded by the exons ATGAACCAAATCGGACAGATCATCATTGCGCCGCAGCATTTCAGCCATCCCCTTGCAGCCAGATTTGATTTGGCTAAGCTGCAGTTTTTAGAACCCAGG aaTGCGCTTCGTATCCGAGTCATAGAAGCCAAAAACCTTGTTGCCAAGGAAATTTTAACCAAATCGTCGAACCCTTATGTTGTGATATGCGGAGGAGGAACAACAGCAAAGACAAGGGTGATACACAAGAACTTGAATCCAAAGTGGAATGAGACCTTTGAG ATATTATATTCTGACCTCCCAGACCAGGAGATAGAATTTAATCTCATCTCTGACAAAGGTGTTAAGATAAACCAGCAATTGGGCAGGTGA